One segment of Paenibacillus rhizovicinus DNA contains the following:
- a CDS encoding DUF2812 domain-containing protein — MAKKVEKRYHVWFSWEHEKEERWINDLSRQGLHLTGAGAISSKFERDESVRYTYRIDHQPGLGKGEKWNDYVALYRDAGWEYAGKSGAVWFYFRRPWSPDESPQLYTDRDSIVAYYNRIRRLMVAMFFVNLIILCLNGINLVPRIHSSLWGIVVPVLAIYAAVFLLLGIGIIKIGRKIKKIL; from the coding sequence ATGGCGAAGAAAGTGGAGAAACGGTACCATGTTTGGTTCAGCTGGGAGCATGAGAAGGAAGAGCGGTGGATCAACGATTTGTCGCGGCAAGGGCTGCATCTGACGGGGGCGGGTGCCATCAGCAGCAAATTCGAACGCGACGAATCGGTTCGTTACACGTATCGGATCGATCATCAGCCCGGCCTTGGCAAAGGGGAGAAGTGGAACGATTATGTTGCGCTTTACCGCGATGCCGGCTGGGAGTATGCGGGGAAATCGGGGGCCGTTTGGTTTTATTTCCGCAGGCCGTGGTCGCCGGACGAGAGCCCGCAGCTTTATACGGATCGGGACTCGATCGTCGCCTACTACAATCGCATTCGGCGCTTGATGGTCGCCATGTTTTTCGTCAATTTGATTATACTTTGCCTGAACGGCATTAACCTGGTGCCGCGCATTCACAGCAGCTTATGGGGAATCGTCGTGCCCGTGCTTGCGATTTACGCCGCCGTCTTCCTGCTGCTCGGGATCGGAATCATCAAGATCGGCCGCAAAATCAAAAAGATTCTATAA
- a CDS encoding alpha/beta hydrolase family protein, with product MGDNPELVRKASAETYIKADSPPFLIQHGTQDVLIPVEQSIAFAAALEQAAGTERVTLDFIEDAGHGGPAFEASANIGRVLDFLDRHLSAPAQ from the coding sequence ATCGGCGACAACCCCGAACTCGTTCGCAAGGCGAGCGCCGAAACGTACATTAAGGCCGACTCGCCGCCTTTCCTCATCCAGCACGGAACGCAGGACGTTCTGATCCCCGTCGAACAGAGCATCGCATTCGCCGCGGCGCTTGAGCAAGCCGCAGGCACGGAGCGCGTAACGCTCGATTTCATCGAAGACGCCGGACATGGCGGTCCTGCATTCGAAGCGTCGGCGAACATCGGCCGAGTGCTCGATTTTCTCGACCGGCATCTCTCCGCTCCCGCGCAGTAG
- a CDS encoding PadR family transcriptional regulator, which translates to MLPLTEAFYYILIALYAKPAHGYGIMQDVEEMSGGRVKIGAGTLYTALNTLLGKGLIDHYPVPEGTDARRKMYAITEDGREVVAAELERLTELLASGRRIVHAEEA; encoded by the coding sequence ATGCTTCCGCTTACGGAGGCGTTTTATTACATCTTGATTGCACTATATGCCAAGCCGGCGCACGGCTATGGCATCATGCAGGACGTGGAAGAGATGAGCGGCGGCAGAGTGAAGATCGGGGCGGGAACGCTGTATACCGCGTTGAACACGCTGCTGGGCAAAGGGCTGATCGATCATTATCCCGTTCCCGAAGGGACGGATGCAAGACGGAAGATGTATGCGATCACGGAGGACGGCAGGGAAGTAGTCGCTGCCGAACTGGAGCGATTGACCGAGCTGCTCGCTTCCGGGCGGCGAATCGTGCATGCGGAGGAGGCATAA
- a CDS encoding LysR family transcriptional regulator yields MKSQFHQSAIEVIYISTKLHLEWYRIFLHTAHAGNLTKAAQELHVTQPSVSYAIKQLEEGLGVKLFDRLSKGVVLTPEGADLMKFVEQSLSLLDAGERKMASLRNRASGELRIGSSGPMIKHLLLPPLDKLRDETPNLEIRLHQGKTAQIASWLKENRIDIGIVHLPMNDPELDIRQLAAIQDCFVAGPRYRQLAERPLSAAELAKLPLLLLSSGSSTRQFAERWFAAHGLAVDAAFELNSSDMLVEFARRGYGAAFLTRAFVRQQLEDGELFELRAAEAIPERRIGLATRRGMSLPVIAQYFVQLLTEQV; encoded by the coding sequence ATGAAATCGCAATTTCATCAGTCTGCCATAGAGGTGATTTATATCAGTACAAAGCTTCATCTGGAATGGTACCGGATTTTCCTGCATACGGCGCATGCCGGCAATCTTACGAAAGCGGCGCAGGAGCTGCATGTCACGCAGCCTTCCGTCAGTTATGCCATCAAGCAGCTGGAGGAAGGCTTGGGGGTCAAGCTGTTCGACCGGCTGTCCAAAGGCGTCGTGCTGACGCCCGAAGGCGCGGATCTGATGAAATTCGTGGAACAGTCGCTGTCGCTGCTCGATGCCGGCGAACGCAAGATGGCCTCGCTCCGCAATCGCGCTTCCGGCGAACTTCGAATCGGCTCCAGCGGCCCGATGATCAAGCATCTGCTGCTGCCGCCGCTCGATAAGCTCCGCGACGAGACGCCGAACCTTGAAATCCGGCTCCATCAAGGGAAGACGGCCCAGATCGCCTCCTGGTTGAAGGAGAACCGGATCGATATCGGCATCGTGCATTTGCCGATGAACGACCCCGAGCTGGATATCCGGCAGCTCGCGGCCATTCAAGACTGTTTCGTCGCCGGTCCGCGCTACCGCCAGCTGGCGGAACGGCCGCTCTCCGCCGCGGAGCTGGCCAAGCTGCCGCTGCTGCTGCTGTCCAGCGGCAGCAGCACGCGGCAGTTCGCCGAGCGCTGGTTCGCCGCGCACGGGCTTGCCGTCGATGCCGCCTTCGAGCTGAACAGCTCGGACATGCTCGTCGAATTCGCGCGGCGCGGATATGGCGCGGCCTTCTTGACGCGCGCGTTCGTCCGGCAGCAGCTGGAGGACGGCGAGCTGTTCGAGCTTCGCGCCGCGGAAGCGATTCCGGAGCGGCGGATCGGCCTCGCGACGCGGCGCGGCATGTCGCTGCCGGTCATTGCGCAGTATTTCGTGCAGCTGCTGACGGAGCAGGTTTAA
- a CDS encoding MFS transporter: MSQHALSPSPSATQAPAALSRGLLLLMALAAGMTVANLYYNQPLLADIGRDFGVGPDAVGFISTCTQIGYALGMFLFVPLGDIKERKGLITILLALVCVSLIGVATAQNLPWIYIASFAVGITTVVPQILVPLAATLAAPGEQGKAVGTVISGLLFGILLTRTVSGLIGGTWGWRFMYALAAAAMLALLVLLRMKLPLNKPTADIRYGQLLGSMGGLVKRYATLRESALIGGANFAAFSVFWTALSFYVEGEPYHYSSQIAGLFGLVGAAGAFGAPVIGRFSDRLPTKWMIGILLALNLVSYLLFGALGGSLWALIAGVILLDLGVQGTQVANMARIYALNPEARSRLNTVQMVTTFLGGAFGSTLGSFAWRHWGWHGVCIAGGGSVLFGFAVWVLHRLRKEESVS; this comes from the coding sequence ATGTCCCAACACGCGCTCTCGCCGTCGCCTTCGGCGACCCAAGCCCCGGCCGCGCTTTCCAGGGGTCTGCTGCTGCTAATGGCACTGGCCGCCGGAATGACCGTTGCCAATTTGTATTACAACCAGCCGCTGCTCGCCGACATCGGCCGCGACTTCGGCGTAGGTCCGGACGCTGTCGGCTTCATCTCGACATGTACCCAAATCGGCTACGCGCTCGGCATGTTCCTGTTCGTCCCGCTAGGCGACATCAAGGAACGCAAAGGACTCATCACCATTCTGCTCGCGCTCGTCTGCGTCTCCCTAATCGGCGTCGCGACTGCGCAAAACCTGCCGTGGATCTACATCGCCAGCTTCGCCGTCGGTATCACGACGGTCGTTCCGCAAATTCTCGTCCCGCTTGCCGCGACGCTCGCCGCGCCCGGCGAACAGGGCAAGGCAGTCGGCACAGTCATAAGCGGCCTGCTGTTCGGGATCTTGCTGACGCGGACCGTGTCCGGCTTGATCGGCGGCACCTGGGGCTGGCGCTTCATGTACGCGCTCGCCGCTGCCGCCATGCTTGCGCTGCTCGTGCTGCTGCGGATGAAGCTGCCGCTCAACAAGCCGACGGCCGACATTCGCTACGGCCAATTGCTCGGCTCCATGGGCGGTCTCGTGAAACGCTACGCGACGCTGCGCGAATCGGCATTGATCGGCGGAGCCAACTTCGCTGCTTTCAGCGTGTTCTGGACGGCGCTTTCGTTCTACGTAGAAGGCGAGCCCTACCATTACAGCAGCCAGATTGCCGGCTTGTTCGGCCTGGTTGGCGCCGCCGGCGCTTTCGGCGCGCCTGTCATCGGCCGATTCTCCGACCGGCTGCCCACGAAGTGGATGATTGGCATTCTGCTTGCGCTCAACCTGGTTTCCTACCTGCTCTTCGGCGCATTGGGCGGGTCTCTATGGGCGCTCATTGCCGGCGTTATTCTGCTTGATCTCGGCGTACAAGGTACCCAGGTCGCCAATATGGCGCGCATTTACGCGTTGAACCCCGAGGCTCGAAGCCGGCTGAACACCGTTCAGATGGTGACGACTTTCTTGGGCGGGGCATTCGGCTCCACGCTGGGCAGCTTTGCCTGGCGGCACTGGGGCTGGCACGGCGTGTGCATCGCCGGCGGCGGCTCGGTATTGTTCGGCTTCGCGGTCTGGGTGCTGCACCGGCTGCGCAAAGAAGAGTCCGTTTCCTAA
- the aroC gene encoding chorismate synthase: MAGSSFGDRFKITTFGESHGVSVGVIVDGVTPGVELDEAYIQVQMDRRKPGQSAVTTPRKEYDTIRIVSGMFEGLTTGTPLCILLDNKDMRPSAYDGMDETFRPGHADYTYLKKYGIRDHRGSGRASGRETAARVAGGAVARKLLEGRGVEIVAYTKEIGGIVCRTYQPETIEKNNVRACDPEAAVWMEDYIKTLASKGDSVGGIVECRISGAMAGLGEPVFDKLDADLAKAMLSIGAVKGIEFGAGFSSAGMLGSEHNDGMNADGFTSNHAGGILGGISTGADIVFRVAVKPTSSISVPQQTVTVDGEEREIRTEGRHDPCICPRIVPVIEAMACLVLEDHYKRQAALHG; encoded by the coding sequence ATGGCTGGAAGTTCATTTGGGGATCGTTTCAAAATCACGACATTCGGAGAATCGCACGGCGTCTCGGTGGGCGTCATCGTCGACGGCGTCACGCCAGGGGTCGAGCTCGACGAGGCCTATATACAAGTTCAGATGGACCGGCGCAAACCGGGGCAATCGGCGGTCACGACGCCGCGCAAGGAATACGATACCATCCGCATCGTGTCGGGCATGTTCGAAGGCCTTACGACGGGGACGCCGCTGTGCATCCTGCTTGATAACAAGGATATGCGGCCGAGCGCGTACGACGGAATGGACGAGACGTTCCGCCCCGGACATGCGGATTATACGTATTTGAAGAAGTACGGCATCCGCGATCATCGGGGAAGCGGCAGGGCTTCGGGCCGCGAGACGGCGGCGCGGGTAGCCGGAGGCGCGGTCGCGCGCAAGCTGCTGGAAGGCAGAGGCGTCGAGATCGTCGCGTATACGAAGGAAATCGGAGGGATTGTCTGCCGGACGTATCAGCCCGAGACGATCGAGAAGAACAATGTTCGCGCCTGCGATCCGGAAGCCGCGGTCTGGATGGAAGATTACATCAAGACGCTTGCCTCCAAAGGCGACAGCGTCGGGGGCATCGTGGAATGCCGGATCAGCGGAGCGATGGCGGGCCTGGGCGAGCCGGTGTTCGACAAGCTGGACGCGGATCTAGCCAAGGCGATGCTGTCGATCGGCGCCGTGAAGGGCATCGAATTCGGCGCGGGTTTCTCGTCGGCCGGCATGCTGGGCAGCGAACATAACGACGGCATGAACGCCGACGGGTTCACGAGCAATCACGCAGGAGGCATATTGGGCGGCATCAGCACCGGAGCGGATATCGTATTCCGGGTGGCGGTCAAGCCGACCTCTTCGATTTCCGTGCCCCAGCAGACGGTAACCGTTGACGGCGAGGAGCGGGAGATACGCACGGAAGGCCGGCACGACCCTTGCATTTGCCCGCGCATCGTTCCGGTCATCGAAGCGATGGCATGCCTTGTGCTGGAGGACCATTACAAGCGTCAAGCAGCGCTGCACGGCTAA
- a CDS encoding NAD(P)H-dependent oxidoreductase yields the protein MKMYIVYDSEAGHTEQLARSIARGAERVEGAEVFINHVNKANVKDLEDMDAIIWGCPGHFGTISSGLKEWIDKLGYLWANGKLIDKVGAVFCTTATIHGGSEATLLNLITPMLHQGMMIVGLPANIPENALYGSYYGVGVTSPVEDTHDALSQSLFAKGLALGEALGARVAKAATIYAAGKTTQGSN from the coding sequence ATGAAAATGTACATTGTTTACGATAGCGAAGCTGGACACACGGAACAACTGGCTAGGTCCATTGCCAGAGGGGCTGAACGCGTCGAAGGGGCAGAGGTGTTCATTAATCACGTCAATAAGGCGAACGTCAAAGACCTCGAAGATATGGATGCGATTATCTGGGGATGTCCCGGACACTTCGGCACCATCAGCTCCGGCTTGAAAGAATGGATCGACAAGCTCGGTTACTTATGGGCGAACGGGAAGCTGATCGACAAAGTCGGCGCCGTGTTCTGCACGACGGCAACCATCCATGGCGGAAGCGAGGCCACCCTGCTGAACCTGATTACGCCGATGCTGCACCAAGGGATGATGATCGTCGGCTTGCCGGCCAATATTCCCGAGAATGCGCTGTACGGCAGTTATTACGGCGTAGGGGTTACGTCCCCCGTCGAAGATACCCATGATGCGCTGAGCCAATCGCTCTTCGCGAAGGGCCTCGCACTGGGAGAAGCGCTCGGAGCGCGCGTGGCCAAAGCGGCTACCATCTACGCGGCGGGCAAGACGACTCAGGGATCGAATTAA
- a CDS encoding LysR family transcriptional regulator — protein MDLVYLQTFREVALRQSITRAAEELGYAQSSVTTQIQKLEKAYGVELFERFGRGLRLTSAGEELLKLAVQMLDLYQESKERLARQGGGTLSIGTIDSVASYYLPPYIQSMRRDYPELSIRLQPDREDTIVQLVREGELDAGLILGSGPTDPLLEWQAIREEPLVLIANPSHPLVRQDIIRLPELAGMEWFMSEESCNYRIMLEKVLRTNGIAFRVGLELGNPEAIKRCVMAGDGIALLPRMAAEEEIRRGELAALAFAHPDIRLSLQLVMHPKKWISHAVRDFIGRLQVRASGETNGAAG, from the coding sequence ATGGACCTGGTTTATTTGCAAACGTTCCGTGAAGTCGCGCTGCGCCAGAGCATCACCCGGGCTGCGGAAGAGCTGGGCTACGCGCAATCCAGCGTGACGACGCAGATTCAGAAGCTGGAGAAGGCCTACGGCGTCGAGTTGTTCGAGCGGTTCGGCAGGGGGCTGCGGCTAACGTCGGCCGGCGAGGAGCTGTTGAAGCTGGCCGTGCAGATGCTGGATCTCTATCAGGAGTCGAAGGAGCGGCTGGCTCGCCAGGGAGGAGGAACGCTGTCGATCGGGACGATCGATTCCGTCGCTTCGTACTATCTCCCGCCGTATATCCAATCCATGCGGCGGGATTACCCCGAGCTTTCGATCCGGCTGCAGCCGGATCGCGAAGATACGATCGTCCAGCTCGTCAGGGAAGGGGAACTCGATGCGGGACTCATCCTGGGAAGCGGTCCAACCGATCCGCTGCTGGAATGGCAGGCGATTCGAGAGGAACCGCTCGTGTTGATTGCCAATCCAAGCCATCCTCTGGTGCGACAGGACATTATCCGGCTGCCGGAACTCGCCGGCATGGAGTGGTTTATGAGCGAGGAGAGCTGCAATTACCGCATCATGCTGGAGAAGGTGCTGCGGACGAACGGCATCGCCTTCCGCGTCGGCCTCGAGCTGGGCAATCCCGAGGCCATCAAGCGCTGCGTGATGGCCGGGGACGGCATCGCGCTGCTGCCGCGGATGGCGGCGGAAGAAGAGATCCGCCGCGGGGAGCTGGCTGCGCTCGCTTTCGCCCACCCCGATATTCGGTTGTCGCTTCAGCTTGTCATGCATCCGAAGAAGTGGATCTCCCATGCGGTGCGGGATTTTATCGGCCGCTTGCAAGTGAGGGCGTCGGGCGAGACGAACGGGGCAGCCGGCTGA
- a CDS encoding DUF3889 domain-containing protein, with the protein MKSLIALAIAAMLSVSVPSSPSSAAPTKYDPDDGYHQYIKWIGVARKAASQRYPQASLVDLLYVGCKSEWPSAKQFVYKFWMQENGKEFGVYVTVDEAKDPGKAFASRIEKTDARNTAYGRWERYAEEAVKAKYPDAEIRSYRPFGCACLNKQASSQIFRFWIEPGGIIEAAIEYDVKTDKVLAVKFRPLRSF; encoded by the coding sequence GTGAAAAGCCTGATTGCTCTTGCGATCGCAGCCATGCTATCCGTGTCGGTTCCCTCTTCGCCCAGTTCGGCGGCTCCGACGAAATATGATCCCGATGACGGCTATCACCAATACATCAAGTGGATTGGCGTGGCGCGCAAGGCCGCGAGTCAACGTTATCCGCAAGCGTCCCTCGTCGACCTGCTGTACGTAGGCTGCAAATCGGAATGGCCGTCCGCCAAGCAATTCGTGTATAAGTTCTGGATGCAGGAGAACGGCAAGGAATTCGGCGTGTACGTGACGGTCGACGAGGCGAAGGACCCCGGTAAGGCATTCGCGTCTCGCATCGAGAAGACCGACGCCCGCAACACTGCCTACGGGCGATGGGAACGGTATGCCGAAGAGGCCGTGAAAGCAAAGTACCCGGACGCGGAAATCCGCAGCTACCGGCCGTTCGGCTGTGCATGCCTGAACAAACAAGCGTCCAGCCAGATTTTCCGGTTCTGGATTGAGCCGGGCGGAATCATCGAGGCGGCGATTGAATACGACGTCAAGACGGACAAGGTGCTGGCCGTGAAGTTTAGGCCGCTCCGAAGCTTCTGA
- a CDS encoding glycosyltransferase family 4 protein has translation MRNRRKVVLITGVFPPGIGGMQNYYYNLSKFSKHDVTVVAPEYPGSAAFDEGQSFRIVRGSFLRDERTDVTSWLRLFKQVRRTMRGEDPDVTIYGYVLIGFIGLLLQVTTGRRYVISTHGMDMLMFRRFIGLNAIVKLILRKADGVLTNSHFTKKLVEEYGVDPRRIGIVNPGVERIYEKRPADMELIREHGLEGKYVILSVGRLVTRKGHDRVIASMPAVLQKIPNAVYVIVGDGPDRERLEQLTKAAGVADAVVFVGSVQGSERVNDYYNVSQQFIMVSRELEKGDAEGFGIVYLEAASAGVPVIAGRSGGASEAVLDGVTGLLVDPQSVDEIAAGIVRLANDAALRERLARAGYKRAKTEFQHDVLAEGFDRYIGRICALPALGAVRRRLSRESARENAR, from the coding sequence ATGAGGAATCGTAGGAAGGTCGTTCTTATAACGGGCGTGTTCCCTCCAGGCATCGGCGGCATGCAGAACTACTATTACAACCTCTCCAAGTTTTCGAAGCATGACGTGACCGTGGTCGCCCCGGAATATCCGGGAAGCGCCGCATTCGACGAAGGGCAGTCGTTCCGCATCGTTCGAGGGTCTTTCCTGCGGGACGAACGTACGGATGTAACCAGCTGGCTGCGCTTGTTCAAACAGGTGCGCAGGACGATGCGCGGCGAGGACCCAGACGTCACGATATATGGTTATGTGCTTATCGGTTTCATCGGTTTGCTGCTTCAGGTGACCACCGGGCGGCGGTACGTCATTTCGACCCATGGCATGGATATGCTGATGTTCAGGCGTTTCATCGGTCTGAACGCGATCGTGAAGCTGATTCTGCGCAAAGCCGACGGCGTGCTGACGAACAGCCATTTCACGAAGAAGCTGGTGGAGGAATACGGGGTCGATCCGCGCCGGATCGGCATCGTCAATCCCGGCGTGGAGCGCATCTACGAGAAGCGTCCGGCCGACATGGAGCTGATTCGGGAGCACGGCTTGGAAGGGAAATATGTCATTCTATCGGTAGGGCGGCTTGTTACGCGCAAAGGCCATGATAGGGTGATTGCGTCCATGCCGGCCGTCCTGCAGAAGATTCCGAACGCCGTCTATGTCATCGTCGGAGACGGGCCGGACCGGGAGCGGCTGGAACAGCTGACCAAGGCGGCGGGCGTCGCGGATGCGGTAGTGTTCGTGGGCAGCGTGCAAGGCAGCGAGCGGGTAAACGATTATTATAATGTGTCCCAGCAATTCATCATGGTGAGCCGGGAGCTGGAGAAGGGCGACGCGGAAGGCTTCGGCATCGTCTATCTGGAAGCGGCATCCGCCGGCGTCCCCGTCATCGCCGGGCGTTCCGGCGGTGCGTCGGAAGCCGTGCTGGACGGCGTTACGGGCTTGCTCGTCGATCCGCAATCCGTGGATGAAATCGCGGCCGGCATCGTTCGGCTGGCGAATGACGCCGCGCTGCGAGAGCGGCTTGCGCGCGCCGGCTACAAGCGCGCGAAGACGGAGTTTCAGCATGACGTGCTGGCGGAGGGCTTCGATCGCTACATCGGACGGATTTGCGCGCTTCCGGCGCTAGGTGCGGTACGGCGCAGATTGTCGAGAGAGTCCGCCCGCGAGAATGCCCGGTAA
- a CDS encoding methyl-accepting chemotaxis protein, producing MKQSETLHNRNKLLVYIIWAMLALGFTVDALTGAPMKSITILLLVGGVTCTAATVLTFNRWFSNYIMYFISAIVTVLTLLLIMTGPIWSTYLLVYVNLGIMTLYSNSRSIAFSGISGAGLTVYLFLSPYSADLFGEQDAFSLLMYLVLFAAPLYASARFSERLQTEVFAQSDSAIREKNHTQAIVDRVSGSLGTLHAFSANLKTNIAATSVISGEVTSSFDEITGSIGTQTASVTDISATMQLSRQSVAALAELSTEMRELSASSAQLSSAGSGKAETLEKQMNQANETIRASASLMIELREQTAAIGDIVSAIKHISTQTNLLALNAAIEAARAGEHGKGFGVVSVEIRKLAESSRQSTEEIETILEMIRLKAGEAAETVDEGRAAIIESSSAAVQVAAAMQAIAGNSGEVERQSEEVASSAGDLHLRYASMADQVATIAALTGQNMTAIQEIAGSMSTQDARIADVMNSFLQLDQLATELSRMAGQDQ from the coding sequence TTGAAGCAATCGGAAACGCTGCATAACCGCAATAAATTACTCGTTTATATCATTTGGGCGATGCTTGCGCTCGGATTCACGGTCGATGCCTTGACGGGCGCCCCGATGAAATCCATTACCATCCTGCTGCTGGTCGGAGGCGTGACCTGCACCGCGGCAACGGTTCTCACCTTCAACCGCTGGTTCTCCAACTACATTATGTATTTCATATCCGCCATCGTGACGGTACTGACATTGCTGCTCATTATGACCGGTCCGATTTGGAGCACTTATCTACTCGTGTACGTGAATCTAGGCATCATGACCTTATACAGCAATTCCCGCTCCATCGCCTTCTCGGGCATCTCCGGCGCAGGCCTGACCGTCTACCTGTTCCTCAGTCCTTATTCCGCGGATCTCTTCGGCGAACAGGACGCATTCTCGCTCTTGATGTATCTGGTGCTGTTCGCGGCGCCGCTCTACGCGTCCGCCAGGTTCAGCGAGCGTCTGCAAACCGAAGTATTCGCCCAAAGCGACAGCGCGATCCGCGAGAAGAACCACACGCAGGCCATCGTCGACCGCGTCTCCGGCTCCCTCGGCACGCTGCATGCATTCAGCGCCAATCTCAAGACGAACATTGCCGCGACGAGCGTCATCTCGGGCGAGGTAACTTCGTCGTTCGACGAAATCACCGGCAGCATCGGGACGCAAACGGCCAGCGTGACGGATATTAGCGCGACGATGCAGCTGTCCCGGCAATCCGTTGCCGCGCTCGCGGAATTATCGACGGAAATGCGCGAGCTCTCCGCCAGCTCGGCGCAGCTGTCCAGCGCGGGCAGCGGCAAAGCGGAGACGCTGGAGAAACAAATGAATCAGGCCAACGAAACGATCCGCGCATCCGCAAGCTTGATGATCGAGCTGCGCGAACAGACGGCGGCCATCGGCGATATCGTCTCGGCGATCAAGCATATTTCGACGCAGACGAATCTGCTCGCGCTGAACGCCGCCATCGAAGCGGCCCGCGCCGGCGAGCATGGCAAAGGCTTCGGCGTCGTGTCCGTCGAAATCCGCAAGCTTGCGGAATCCTCCCGGCAATCGACCGAGGAGATCGAGACGATCCTGGAGATGATCCGCTTGAAGGCGGGCGAAGCCGCCGAGACGGTCGACGAGGGCCGGGCGGCGATCATCGAGAGCAGCTCGGCAGCGGTGCAAGTGGCGGCAGCCATGCAGGCGATCGCCGGCAACTCGGGCGAGGTGGAACGCCAGTCCGAAGAAGTGGCGAGCTCCGCGGGCGACCTGCATCTTCGTTATGCCAGCATGGCCGACCAGGTCGCGACCATCGCGGCGCTTACCGGCCAGAACATGACCGCGATTCAAGAAATCGCCGGCAGCATGAGCACGCAGGACGCCCGTATCGCCGACGTCATGAACAGCTTCCTGCAGCTGGATCAGCTGGCAACGGAGCTTAGCCGCATGGCCGGACAGGACCAGTAA
- the dapA gene encoding 4-hydroxy-tetrahydrodipicolinate synthase, with protein sequence MLKEADLRGIFVPVATPFSADESLDEASFDRYLRHLLAHDIQGLVINGTTGESPTVSWDEVERLVALAKAVMAAMHRQVPIIVGTGTNDTRTTVRRTELAGRLGADAALVVVPYYSKPPQSGIAEHFRRASETGLPVIAYEVPSRTGVRLQPDTAAAILELNGIIGMKDSSGGIELISAVTTLSGKPVLCGEDADFYAMLRQGASGGMLASANLRTDAFIGMYRQFRAGDTGQARRTFDALLPLIRLMFEESNPAPLKWLLAGQGLIASDTLRSPLQPITVGLQAKLEEALREAY encoded by the coding sequence ATGTTGAAGGAAGCGGATTTAAGAGGGATTTTCGTCCCTGTCGCCACGCCGTTCTCGGCTGACGAATCACTCGACGAAGCATCATTCGATCGTTATTTGCGGCACTTGCTCGCCCATGATATTCAAGGTCTCGTCATCAATGGCACGACCGGCGAATCTCCCACGGTATCCTGGGACGAAGTCGAGCGTTTGGTTGCGCTGGCTAAGGCCGTCATGGCAGCTATGCATCGACAGGTTCCGATCATCGTCGGCACCGGCACGAACGATACGCGGACGACCGTACGGCGCACCGAACTGGCCGGCCGGCTAGGCGCGGACGCGGCGCTCGTCGTCGTGCCTTACTATAGCAAGCCGCCGCAATCCGGCATCGCGGAGCATTTTCGGCGGGCCTCGGAGACGGGTTTGCCCGTCATTGCCTACGAGGTCCCGTCCCGGACGGGCGTTCGTCTTCAACCGGATACGGCCGCGGCGATTTTGGAGCTGAACGGCATTATCGGCATGAAGGACAGCTCCGGCGGAATCGAGCTTATCTCGGCTGTCACGACGCTTAGCGGCAAGCCCGTCCTGTGCGGGGAAGACGCGGACTTCTACGCCATGCTGCGCCAAGGCGCGTCCGGCGGCATGCTCGCATCGGCCAACCTGCGGACAGACGCGTTCATCGGCATGTACCGGCAGTTTCGGGCAGGCGACACCGGGCAGGCGCGCCGAACGTTCGACGCGCTTCTTCCGCTCATCCGGCTGATGTTCGAAGAGTCCAACCCCGCCCCGCTGAAATGGCTGCTGGCCGGCCAAGGCCTCATCGCGTCCGATACGCTTCGTTCGCCGCTGCAGCCGATCACGGTCGGGCTGCAAGCCAAGCTGGAGGAAGCCCTGCGGGAGGCCTACTGA